The region TGTCAGGTAAAGGAAAAATTTCAATTTCTTTTTTCTCCGTCAATTTATTTTCTTCTGGGTGAACGCCTCCCAAAACAAAAGTTTTTAGTTTCATATCATGAAAATTATGCGATTGCTTCACTGCTGTCGGTTTCTGCTTTCACCTTTCTAGGAGGAAAATTAATTTCCACAATGGCGTCGGTAGGACACGCTTCTACACACTTGCGACATAATTTGCATTTATTAAAATCAATATAAGCAAGATTCTCTGCAAGGATTATGGCGTCATAAGGACAAGCTTTAACACAAGCTCCACAGCCAATACAAGCCGTAGAACAATTCTTTCTGGCTATGGCACCTTTTTCTTTATTTACACAAGCGACATAAATGCGCTTTCCTTTTGGACCAAAATTGCGAAGCTCAATGATTTCACGAGGACAAGCTTTAACACAAGCTCCGCAAGCAGTACATTTGTCTTCGATGACTACTGGCAGACCACTTTGAGGATCGATAAAAATGGCATCGAACTTACAACTTCTCACACAGTCGCCTAATCCAAAGCAACCATGGGGACATCCACCTTCACCAGGATAAAGCAAATGAGCAAATGCACAAGTGGTTATGCCTTCATACTTTACTTTGGCTGGTGAATGATTGTAACTCCCTTGACAACGAATAACAGCTACTTTTTTCACCTGTTCCTGAGCAGTCAAACCTAAAGTATCTGCAATGTTTTTGCTGAGTTCATTCCCACCTACAGGGCAAAACAACCCATCAAGGCTCTGTGCTTTAACAATAGCCTCTGCAAAATTCTTACATCCAGCAAAGCCACAACCACCACAATTAGCCCCCGGTAATATTTCAGCAACCTGCTCAATTCGAGGATCTTCTTCTACCTTAAATTTTTTTTCTACAAAAAAAATGACCGCTCCAAAAAACAAACCCAATAATGCCAAAACAACAACAGCAATTAAAATTACATTCACGTCAGTGTGTTTTTCGATGCAAATGTAAAAATGTTTTTAAGATTCGCAAAAACTGATTACCATCATATTTTTACTTTAATCTTCAGTAAGACCTGCCCCATGTTTACGGATTCTTCCTTCTTTTTTCCATTTCCTATGGATTTGATCAAGGATTCCATTGATAAAAACCTTGCTCTTATCTGATCCAAAGGTTTCACCTATCTCTATATATTCATCAATAGTCACTTTAGGTGGTATGGTAGGAATAAATAGAAATTCCGTCATCGCCATCTCGAGCAGCAATCTGTCGACAATCAACATACGCTCCAAATCCCAATTTTTCAAAATACTTTGTAATTCAACTTCAAATTCTCTTCTATGCAATATAGTTTTTTCGAATAGAATTTCTACAAATTCCAGGTCAGATATTTCGCCCAAGTCCTGAGCCGGTTTCAAAGCAGGAGGAACTTTAGTGGTTTCAATGTCTAATGGATTATAATCACACATCCATCCATACACAACTAGACCAGTATAATTTAAATCAAAACCCCATTCCACGTAAAAACTTTCTAAAAAATCTTTTATGAGTCCAGCATAAGCAATTTTTTTCTTAAAAAGCCGGGCTGCAAATTTTCGATGATAATCAAAAGAATCTTCCGACGAATTCATATATGCTTGATAAGCTTTCCAAGATAAGACATCGAAAAAGATTCTTCTGAAAATTTCATAATCCCAAGTAAGAGAAAATTTTTGTATTTCTTTCTGTACGAATGCATTATTTTGTAAATGAACTATTAATGGATTGTGCAAAAATTTTAAGTTTGGATTTAGATCTTCTGGAGTGGGCAGTAGTTTTTTCTTATTCTCTTCTAACATAAAAGCATAAAAATCTATAAACTTAAGATAAGAATCAATCTGATGCACAATAAGCTGATAGATTCTCTCAAAACTCTTATGTAACCATTTCTTTCCTTTCTCAAGATCCGCTATTTCCTGCATCACGAAAGCATACAGCACTTGAAAAGTTTTGATTCGATGAAGCCGTCGACTAAGCATAGCAAGTATTTTTACAAAATTAGATGAATTTGAATCTCAGCGATAATAATTTTTTACAAAACCTTGTGCTTCTTTTTTTCCAGTCAATATCTGAAAAAATCCGGTCAAAGTTCCCAATCCATATGCTGAGATTTGAATGAAAATTGCCAAGACTGACATGATTGAAATTTTGACGCTATGGTATCGGAAAAAAGATTCAATCATGGCTACGCTCAAAATAAAAAGTATTAAAAGCAACAAAAAATATAAAAAGAATTTACCCCACCAGAAAAAAATAGATACAATAGCCGTTACAAAAACCAATAAAACAAACGATGCAGGTATGAGATGAATCCATTTTAACATGGATTTGTGCCTTTTCCAAAGATTAATGCGAGCAACACCCCAGTTAAAAATTTGTTTGAAAAATTTTTTCCATGAGGTACGTCGCTTGTGATACACATAGGCATCTGCTATTAACCCTACTCGAAAGCCATGTTCATAAATACGGGCAGAATAATCCATATCTTGCCCATGCCTCAGTGATGACATGCCCCCTATGCTTTTCCATACTTTTCGTGAAATCCCCATGTTGAAGCTACGAGGATAAAATTTCTTCTGCAGCGATCGCCTCGATCCTCTTGTGCCAGCTGTACCAATAAAAGAGGTCATAGCATAATTAATTGCTTTTAGAAGGGGGGGGAAAGATGGATGGTCCGTATCTGGCCCACCAAAAGCATCTACAGGATTAATTTGAAGGTATTCATCGATTTTTTTTAGCCATTGTGATGGCAAAATAACGTCAGAATCAACAAACAAAAAGTACTCTCCTTGAGCTTCCTGCATCCCACGGTTCCGTGCTGAACCAGGTCCTTCATGATTTTGTACTATATATTTCAAGGAGAAAGGTACTTTATCTTGATATTCTTGCACAATTTCGAACGTATTATCCGTAGAACCATCATCAACAATAATCAACTCAAATTTCGTAGGATCAAATTCAAGCTGCAAAGCTGAATCGAGTAGCTCTCGTATTTCATCTGCTCTGTTATACGTAGCCACAATGATGGAATATTTCATAGATGAAAATAAGTTTCAAGATTAAACTCTTTTTCTTTAAAACGATCAGTACGTATGAACATCTCCTGCCATATTGCTATGCCCACAAGAATCCACAAGAAATTGTAATGCCATCTTAGCCGAGGAGATGGTCTTGCATGTAATATTTTTTGAATGAAAGCATAATTAAAAATGCCTTGTTGGTCGACAAAAGATGGAGTTAAAATTTTTTCTGCTACATTTTTGAGGTCTTTCTGAAACTGCAAATATGGATTGACAGTAAATCCCCATTTCTTCTTTCGTAAGATCGGTTCCGGGAGGTGTCCTTCCATTGCTTTCCGGAAAAGATATTTCGTCTGGTTTCCTTTCATTTTCAAGTGAACAGGTATCGAAAAAGCAAAATTAACTAAATCTATGTCAAGAAAAGGAACTCTTTCTTCCACCCCGTGAGCCATGGACATTCGATCTTCGGTAAGCAAATAGTCGTTGACCATTTTCGAATGAAATTCAACAAAAAAAACTTGATCAAGAGGATCAAAATTCTCAGCGAGGTTGAACAAAGGTGCAAATTCCTCCCGTATCCGTTTGATTTCTGATTTAAGTCGAAAAGACACCGATGGATGATAGATCGTATCGAAATATGCTTCATCGTAATCCCATGCATTACGTAAAATCAAATAAGTCCGTTCGATTTGGCCAGTTGCGAGCAACATTTGAATTCCTCTTCTGTATTCATCCAGTTTGATCCAACCTGGATATTGCTGAAGTTTAAAGAGAAAATCCGACTTCCAACGACCAAGGCGTTGCATCCATTTAGGTATGGTCTTATGAAGTTTGCGCAATGGATATATATAACGGTGAATGTCGTACCCCCCAAATAACTCGTCCCCTCCAAGCCCTCCAAGAGCCACTGTAATGTATTGACGAACAAATTCGGATAAATGATAACCTTGTAATAAGTTAATCTTCGGTTCCTCGGCATGCCAAATCACCGCAGGAAATTTTGTCAAAGGTTCTAGTTCTAAAGTAAGAGTATGGTGTTGAGTCTGAAAATGTCGTGCTACTATTTCGGCATCGGTAAATTCATCGGTTGGTTCATTGAATCCCAGCGTAAATGTGTGAATATCACTCACACCGAGCTCGTACATCTTTTGCACGATGGTCGATGAGTCCATTCCTCCAGACAAATATACTCCTAAAGGCACATCCGAAATTAATTGCCTACTTACAGCTTGTCGTATATAAAAATGAATACCATCTACGGCTTCTTCTTCCAATAGATGGATGTTAATATGAGGGGACAAGCACCAATATTTTTTCAATTCAATGTCAGAACCATTGAAAACAAGGTAATGTGCAGGGGGAAGCCTATAAATTCCCTCGAACAATGTTTCATTCGACTGATGATACCTGAGATTTATCTGCTGATGAAGGGCACAAAAATTAATTTTTCGTGGTACAGCTGGATGAAGCAATATGGCTTTTTGTTCGCTAGCAAAAATAAAACGTTTTCCATCAAAATAATAATGCAAAGGTTTTACACCAAAATGATCTCTTGCCAATATAAGCTTATTTTCTTTTAAGTCAAGAAGGGCAAAAGCAAAAATTCCATTAAGCCGTGATAAAAAAGAAATTCCTTCATCTTCATAAAGATGAACGAGTATTTCTGTATCTGTTTTTGTATAAAACACGTGGTTTTTTCGAATAAGCTCCTTACGTAAATCAGCAAAATTGTATATTTCTCCATTAAATATCACTGCAATAGAACGGGTTTCATTAAAAATAGGCTGACTTCCAGTATTGAGGTCTATAATGGAGAGACGTCTGTGCCCAAGATAAAAATTCCCATGACGGAACCGCCTAGCTTCATCCGGTCCACGGTGTGCAAGTAGGTCCAACATAGACGATAAGAGCGAATCCCCATCATCGATTGAATCGTAAAAACCACAAATACCGCACATGGTATGCAAAATTAGCAATAAATAAAAAACCGCCCCGAAGGGCGGTTGTAAAAGGTCCTACTTCTTATCTTATAATAATCAAAGGAATCTTAGCTTCGATTTGATTGCTACAGAGATGAATAAAGTACTGACCTGCAGGATATGAACCAACATTCAAACGAATGGGTGTTCCATCCAAAGCAACAATAGCAGAATACATAACATCACCTCTGAGAGAAACCACCGTGAGATTATAATCTCCTACTTCAATCTTATCAAATTGCAGATAAATGTTATCTGAAGCAGGATTAGGATAAATCCTGATAGTGGGCATTTCATCAGTTAAACCAACTGGAACTACGTAGAAAATAACAACGGTGGAATCAGTAGTTGAACATAAACCTTCATTTGTGACAATGACTTTCACATGCAATGTATCGGGAACTGATGAAACTAAATTTATGGTCTGAGTAGTATCTGTTAAAGAATTATTCACAAACCATTGATAACTAGCACCAGGATTCCCAGCATCTAAATTCACAGTATCATTCACTTCTGATGTAACAGTATTAGGCAAATTAACCACAGGATATGGAATAACCATTACGGTCGCATTCTTTGAATCTTCGCAATAGAAAGCATTTCTCACATGGAAAGTAAAGGTTGTTGTAGTATTCAATAGAACATTGGTAATTATATTACTATCTGGCAAAGTCATAGGCGGATTGCTCGTCCAATAGACTGTTGCAGGAAGAGTATCAGAAAATTGACCATATAAGTTAATGTAATCTACATGACAATCATTGCCATAAGATGAGACAAAAAGAAATCCTAGATAGAAATTGGTATTTTGCAAAACTGAAGGCAACGATAAATCTACGTTAATCCACTGATCGGAAGTACCGTATCTAGTGACAGAGTCAATATTAAACCATGAATTTTTATCAAAAGAATATTGTATAATCATTCTATCGGGATCATTTGGATATCCATCATCGTTGGTCCAGTAAAAACTGAGATGTAAATTAGAAAAGTTGAACGTATTAATCACAGGAGTAATTAAACGTGCCATATTACCATCACTTATAGAATAGGAATTAAATCTTAAAAAGCGATTTCCATGTTGAGGTGTAAAACCTGTTGGATAAGAACTACTTGTTACGTAATAAAAAGTAGCATTTACTCCGTTTCCATCAACATCGGTCTGAGCTACCCACCCTGTTGGTAACGCTCCAGATTCAAAACTTTCAGACAATAAAGTATCAACATACGAATATGAAGTATTATAATAACCATGCAAATCGATAAGCGTACCCTCACAAACTTTCAAAGCTGAAGCTACAACAGAATCTATAACAGGAAAAACATTACCCACCGTAATTAACTTATCAGTGTGTGTTTTGCAACCATTATGAGGTCCTCCAGACAAATCTTCAGCAATTAATGTATAAATGGTATTCACAGTCGGAGCAAAAGTTGCAATGTTTCCAGTTACATTGCCGGGCAACCATGTATATGAATAACCAGCATTAGGGCTTGAAGCTTGTAATAGCACGTTTTGCCCAGTACAAATCGTGTCAACGCTAATTATAGAAACTGGTGGTGCTGAAACATAGGTAACAGGTACCTTAACACGGAAACTATAGCAAAAACTTTGTACATTAAATCCAAATTTCGGCCTCCGGCTTAAAGTTGATGTGGCTGTTGTAACTGCACACAGAGTCGATGCTGGTTGGTTATCTGCCCTATAATAAGCTTCGGCTACGTAAGGTGTATTATCATATTTAACATGGGAAGAAGTACCACCAGTATTATTATTGCTCCAACAAAATTCAATTACTAAATTGGATGTCCCATCCCAATAAAAGGGATTTGTGAAAGTAATAGTATTAACTCCTACTACTGGGGTAAACGATGAGACAGCATAAACCTGTTGTAAACCAGAAACAAAGGTTGTCGTCATTGCATTTTGAGATGTAGTTCCCATGCTTAAAGTAAAATTTTGATAAGGTACCCCAACAGAGGTAACTTCAAAAGAAATAGAATTAATGTTACCACCAGTGAATCCAACTGACTGCAACTCGGATGCCAGGATCAAGTACTGAGTTTTAAGACCACCATAAAGATGATAAAATGGACTTTCATAACTTGTACTGGTTAAGGAACCCGCACCTATTGCAATATTAGAGCTAGTCATCGTCCATGCTGATGCGTAAAAAGCTGTATCAGAAGAGATAGTGGGGACTTGAAAAACATTTCCTGAATTCAAAAAAGTACCTCCCACTGGGGCGCTGAACCACGAAATTCCTGTTCCAGGATTGCCTGTTGCGGTTATGCTAATGACTTGCTCTCCACAAACAGAACCAGAGGTATAGGATAATACTTTGTTCTTAAAGTCTATCAGAACAGGAATAGAAGCTACCGTATCAGGGCCAGCTTTACATATAGTGACACAACGATAGAAAGTGGGTTCACCAGGAGTAACCACTACATTCGGACTATTTCCAGGTATATTTATAAAATTAACACCATCAATTGATTTTTGCCACTGATAAACAACACCTGTGCCCGAAGTGGGAGCAATACTGAGAGTCACAGAGTTTCCTAAACAAATGCTATCTTGGCTGGCTAACGTATTACCTTGCACAGGTGCAGTGCACGTATAAATGGGTATACCAGTAAATTCATCTGCTCCTATATCTGGTGATTGTGGGTGACGAGGCTGACCATCTATATCTGTTACAACCGACGTCAAAGGAATTCCTCCCTCATCAGCAAAAGTGGGAACATTGGTCTTGACATGTAAATCATAAGGTGAAACAGCTACATTAATAAAAGGAGTAAGTTCAGTTTGACTCATACTTTCACGCGGAGATACAAAAAGCTTAAAATTATTAAAATTATTAAAATTATTGGTTCCATCAGAGTAATAGAAGCAATTTGCAGCAAATGCATTAACATAAAATATATTGTAATTAGAAGAAGTAGCATAAGTACTAATAGTGGTTCCGCTTCGTCGGTATGCAACTGTTAAACCTGTACCCATGGGAGTAGAATTATTAATTATGATATTGTTAATTATTTCAACAGATGGGCCAACATCAGCAAAAATTGCAGATGTCCCAAAATTGGTTGCCGAAGGAGCAGTTGCATCAAGATAAATGCTATTGTTATATAGTTTTACACTTGTTGCAGAAGAAGTAATCTGAACGCCACGAACAGCATTGGTATTATTAGCCACATTCGGACTGTAAAGTTCAGTGATTATGTTATTCTGAATCACAGAATTTCCACCATTAACATAAATGCCCACCACCGTAGGAGAAGTATTAGTCGAGCGTAAATTTTGAATTGTATTTCTATTTACAAATAAATTTGTACCGGAGATCGATAATCCATAAAGAATAGAACCAGAGGTCTGCAAGTTAGAAATCTGATTTTTTTCAATAGTAGCATTGGCTAAGTTCGATACGAAAATTCCATATAAATTTCCTCCTGCCGTAATGTTAGTATTTCCAATAACATTGGAGTCAATGATAGCTGTTTGGCCACTTTGAACATTGACCAGGTATGAAGTACCTGTACCAACTGTAATGTTATTAAATTGATTAAGACGTACAAGATGATTATGACCAGAAGCAGTATAAGTATATATGCCATAAAAAGATGAACTACCAGCAATTGTTATATTATTGAATGCATTATTCACAATATTTTCCCAACCAGAACCAGGACTACCAAGGTTATAGTAGCCATATGTAGTTCCAGAAGTTGCTGTTCGATTAAATAAAGTCACCTGATTTCCAGAGATAGTTTTATTAAGCGTTCCATTGCTAGAGTATATGAAATAAACAGATCCAGTTGACGAGAAATTATTACCTTGAAAAATGTTACTTAAGTAAGTTTCATTATTTACCGTATTACCATTGTAAATATAGTAAGTCACGCTATTGACTGATGTGTTACCTAATAAGATAAAATTATTGTTAACAGTTAAATTACCTAATACACCGGAAGAAAAGAAAATACCGTATAATGTAGATGTGTGGTTATTGCTTACAATGTTGTTGTTGGTAACAGCAAGATCGCGAGCATAAATGTAATAAATTCCATAGGTTGCTGAAGCATTTCCACCTCCATAGTTCCATACAGCACACCGATCTATGGAAATTGCAGAATCACATAAATTGGCGCTGTTGAATCCTCTCACGTATATTCCTGCATGGGTTTGGACTATAGTGTCTCGACTCAAAAATATGTTTTTATTTTTTCCAGACGGAACCGATACGGTTACACCTGTTGCAGAAGATGGACTTGTTGTTCCGTTGCCTATGTAAATTCCCATTACATACCCACTAGATCCACTTGTCATTTGAATTTTTGAGCCTTCTATCAAAATATTCTGACATCCATTGGTTCCATCAGGTTTGTGAGTCAGTATTCCATATTCAATTCCCTGATTTAATGATGCAATATCAATTCCCCTCCATGTTAAATAATCAGTCCCACTAAACTGAATTACAGCGTCTCCATATCCTCCTAAAATAGATGTGCTAACACTACCCCCATCCGTTCGCTGAATTTTTGGCTTAGGTCCAATTCCATCCCAAGTAAATTCAATTGGTTTAGCTGCAGTACCTGTAGCAGTAAGGAGCAACACATTTGTTATAGACTCTACATAGCCACCTTGAACAATAAATGTAACGCCCCCTTGTCCGACACCGTAGGTGTTCAAACTATCAAAGGCGGAAGCTATGGTGGGGTAATTGGCACTAGGAATGTTTCGCACCCCTGCAATTTGCGCTTGCATAACCACAACAATCACCGCCCCTAATAAAAAACTCCATTTTTTCATAAACATTTGTTTTAATGTTGAAGCAAATTTATGATAAATTATTAAATTGTCAATTAAAAAATCTATCCAACAACAGATTTATATCCACACTTGAATCAAGTGACAAACAACATACTCCCTACTATGTGCCTTGAAAAATGCTACTAATTTTACCATGAATCATGGAAAATTATTAGTAAACAATTACAGCACCATGGAAATGAAAATGGTTTTTATCTATTTCTTTAGTTTATTCTTTTACTGATTGTAAAAACTTCATGTATATTTGCTCTGATGAAGAGAAAAGTAATTTTTTTGTTCACATTCCTCCTTTCGTTCCTATTGACGAAACCACAAAATAAAAAAGAGACTCAACCTATATACCTTGACTCTATGAAAATCTGTATGAATATTATGTTCAATGCCCATTTCGACATGGAACGCCTTAAAGCACATGAACAATTCAGACGTTACTTTTTGCAAAATATTCGACGAGATGATGTTTTCAACATCAATTTTGATTCATTGCCAATTATTACATGGGTTTCACCCTCGGATGAACAATTTCGAATTTTCACCTATGCCTTCCCTCTTGAAGATAATGCTCGGTACGAAATATATGGTTACATGGTCATTCGAGGTAAACCTAACAAAGTCGTTGAACTAAAAAACATCAAACTTTCACCTTCTGAAAATCCAGAAAAAACCATATTAAAAAATGGTAATTGGTACCCTGCCGTATATTACCAGCTTGTCGAAGAAAAATATAAGGGCGAAAAATATTTTTTGCTCATAGGATGGAACGGAGAAAACCCATTCTATCGTGAGAAAATTATTGAAACACTTGGGTTTGATTTTCACGGAATGCCCGTTTTTGGTAAAAATTATTTTAAAGGTAAAGGATATGGCCAAAAAAAGCGGATTATTCTCAGGTATAGCCCTGAAGCACTAGTGATTGCTCGATATCAATCGATCACTTATCGCTTAATTACTACCACACGAAAAGAAAAAAAACAAAAAAAAGATAAAAAGAACAAAAACGATTTTCAAGCCCAAAAGGGTTGGACAAAAAAAACTACAATTAAAGAAATTAATGAAAATCTTGTGGTATTTGATAATCTGGCACCAATTGCTAAGGATTTTGAAGGAATGTTCTCATTTTATTTCCCTCGCGACGATATGATGAATGGCCTTCGTTTCAAAAAAGGCAAATGGGAACATGTACCACTTACTAACATAGTAGTTGAAAGAAACACCCGAAAAGTTGAACATGGCATTACACCTCCTGACTGGAAGAAGTATTAGCTTTTTAAGCAAATCTTTGCAATTTTCATGAATTATTTTTTTACCAAGACATGCGGCAAAACTTCGTACATTTCATCAACATAATGAAAGATTAGCCCTTCAAGATAGTGTTTTTCAATCTCTTCGACGTTGGCCCTGTTTTCACTAGAAAGAATAATATGCTTGATACCAGCACGTTTGGCAGCAAGAATCTTTTCTTTAATCCCTCCAACTGGTAAGACCTTACCACGTAATGTGATTTCACCTGTCATAGCAACATCCGTACGAACAGGAATGTTTTTAAAAAGACTAACCAATGACGTAAAAATAGTTATACCAGCCGAGGGACCATCTTTAGGCGTAGCCCCTTCTGGAATATGTACATGCACATTATATTTTTCAAAATCATCTTCACTGATACCAAGTTCTGCTGCGTTGGCTTTGATGTAT is a window of Bacteroidales bacterium DNA encoding:
- a CDS encoding RnfABCDGE type electron transport complex subunit B encodes the protein MNVILIAVVVLALLGLFFGAVIFFVEKKFKVEEDPRIEQVAEILPGANCGGCGFAGCKNFAEAIVKAQSLDGLFCPVGGNELSKNIADTLGLTAQEQVKKVAVIRCQGSYNHSPAKVKYEGITTCAFAHLLYPGEGGCPHGCFGLGDCVRSCKFDAIFIDPQSGLPVVIEDKCTACGACVKACPREIIELRNFGPKGKRIYVACVNKEKGAIARKNCSTACIGCGACVKACPYDAIILAENLAYIDFNKCKLCRKCVEACPTDAIVEINFPPRKVKAETDSSEAIA
- a CDS encoding transcription antitermination protein NusB, which gives rise to MLSRRLHRIKTFQVLYAFVMQEIADLEKGKKWLHKSFERIYQLIVHQIDSYLKFIDFYAFMLEENKKKLLPTPEDLNPNLKFLHNPLIVHLQNNAFVQKEIQKFSLTWDYEIFRRIFFDVLSWKAYQAYMNSSEDSFDYHRKFAARLFKKKIAYAGLIKDFLESFYVEWGFDLNYTGLVVYGWMCDYNPLDIETTKVPPALKPAQDLGEISDLEFVEILFEKTILHRREFEVELQSILKNWDLERMLIVDRLLLEMAMTEFLFIPTIPPKVTIDEYIEIGETFGSDKSKVFINGILDQIHRKWKKEGRIRKHGAGLTED
- a CDS encoding glycosyltransferase yields the protein MKYSIIVATYNRADEIRELLDSALQLEFDPTKFELIIVDDGSTDNTFEIVQEYQDKVPFSLKYIVQNHEGPGSARNRGMQEAQGEYFLFVDSDVILPSQWLKKIDEYLQINPVDAFGGPDTDHPSFPPLLKAINYAMTSFIGTAGTRGSRRSLQKKFYPRSFNMGISRKVWKSIGGMSSLRHGQDMDYSARIYEHGFRVGLIADAYVYHKRRTSWKKFFKQIFNWGVARINLWKRHKSMLKWIHLIPASFVLLVFVTAIVSIFFWWGKFFLYFLLLLILFILSVAMIESFFRYHSVKISIMSVLAIFIQISAYGLGTLTGFFQILTGKKEAQGFVKNYYR
- the asnB gene encoding asparagine synthase (glutamine-hydrolyzing), which encodes MCGICGFYDSIDDGDSLLSSMLDLLAHRGPDEARRFRHGNFYLGHRRLSIIDLNTGSQPIFNETRSIAVIFNGEIYNFADLRKELIRKNHVFYTKTDTEILVHLYEDEGISFLSRLNGIFAFALLDLKENKLILARDHFGVKPLHYYFDGKRFIFASEQKAILLHPAVPRKINFCALHQQINLRYHQSNETLFEGIYRLPPAHYLVFNGSDIELKKYWCLSPHINIHLLEEEAVDGIHFYIRQAVSRQLISDVPLGVYLSGGMDSSTIVQKMYELGVSDIHTFTLGFNEPTDEFTDAEIVARHFQTQHHTLTLELEPLTKFPAVIWHAEEPKINLLQGYHLSEFVRQYITVALGGLGGDELFGGYDIHRYIYPLRKLHKTIPKWMQRLGRWKSDFLFKLQQYPGWIKLDEYRRGIQMLLATGQIERTYLILRNAWDYDEAYFDTIYHPSVSFRLKSEIKRIREEFAPLFNLAENFDPLDQVFFVEFHSKMVNDYLLTEDRMSMAHGVEERVPFLDIDLVNFAFSIPVHLKMKGNQTKYLFRKAMEGHLPEPILRKKKWGFTVNPYLQFQKDLKNVAEKILTPSFVDQQGIFNYAFIQKILHARPSPRLRWHYNFLWILVGIAIWQEMFIRTDRFKEKEFNLETYFHL